The Silvanigrella paludirubra genome includes a window with the following:
- the mfd gene encoding transcription-repair coupling factor: MNLFSVESSLIETIATLIENPKLTKIIITNTEAEAQEFEEFIKNASDEYLTAKDILYIPGFFQAGVFRFESARKIIAKRLEASFLLASHFPRVIICSIAGFTRNFPTIEWIQKNKYEIRVGDDLDPDLLIEQLSQLAYLQVQRVEEVGEFCVRGSIVDFWTPGEKTPSRIEIFGDAVDKIRSFRPSDQRSFQTLNKVTILPSREFVWPYKSQIEISVEKFNTAILHQKVMGVSRSNLLEDLKANVPFAGIDDIFYMFSQDVFQSFHDYIKELSIKNNTILSIGFIGEEEHFLKSIHEIEKLYENSYSAAFGKNYPVGKIESVFPNIFKAKQYMTEENSIKSRYSFPKDISEVLKQIEKQKLSNRIEKLNNLLSENKIENILILANTNDSFLEFIGISSKYFNINNEYKNQINIPKFKIKDILSHNLSGNKITKQIHCCLLNSKEGFYLPQSKTLAISENWIRGVASAEKFESFTEIDSKQSSKENSEAFLTAQYSDFIEGDLVVHVQHGIARFRGLMTIKILDITGDFLALEYAENDKIYVPVHKLNLIQKYIGSSEGTSLDSLKGTSWEKRKAKAKIDVEKLAKELMEHQAKRAMTPGHAFSKIDEDYISFEDAFPFDETLDQLRAIKEIMSDMNQPKAMDRLLCGDVGFGKTEVAMRAAYRSILDGKQVAWLVPTTVLAHQHYRSLVERFSDFAANICILDRSVTSASKILEKLKKGEIDILIGTHRILSKDIDFRDLGLLIVDEEQRFGVLQKEKIKSMSYGVDVLTMTATPIPRTLQMAMVGLRDLSLLTTPPKSRLATKTFVCPFEESIIIESIQFELNRGGQVFYVHNRVEELNSVYEYLHKIVPNAKICIGHGKMTQKDLEKTIIEFLDGKFNILLCTTIIESGIDMPNVNTIIVQNADYFGLAQLYQLRGRVGRRSTRGYAYFLTSQNAKEDQEGMKRLEILKEHQELGSGFVIASHDMEMRGSGNILGDEQSGKVSDVGLETYLQMLDDAIKTLGGNKVTNHTEVEIQIPLIAQIPENYVENSRERLKTYRRFFGARQESALQNLITECEDRFGTIPVEVKNLSELARIRRWLLSLGAISLIVGDDSTEVRLGKGVLQPDSYDESSEQLVKRILDVCNRKVKGMRITPDGRLIFAIRKKNFIQDSNGTITELKRILSLLAGEAYEENSK; encoded by the coding sequence ATGAATCTATTTTCGGTTGAATCTAGTCTGATAGAAACAATTGCTACACTGATAGAAAATCCTAAGTTAACAAAAATTATTATCACAAATACAGAAGCTGAAGCCCAAGAATTTGAAGAATTTATTAAAAATGCTTCCGATGAATACTTAACTGCAAAAGATATTCTTTATATCCCAGGTTTTTTTCAAGCAGGTGTTTTTCGATTTGAATCTGCTCGTAAAATTATTGCTAAAAGATTAGAAGCTTCTTTTCTTTTAGCATCTCATTTCCCTAGAGTTATTATATGTAGTATTGCTGGTTTCACAAGAAATTTTCCAACTATAGAGTGGATTCAAAAAAATAAATATGAAATAAGAGTTGGTGACGATCTCGATCCCGATCTCCTTATTGAACAATTATCCCAACTAGCTTATTTACAAGTTCAAAGAGTAGAAGAAGTAGGTGAGTTTTGTGTCAGAGGTTCAATTGTTGATTTTTGGACTCCAGGAGAAAAAACCCCTTCTCGTATTGAAATATTTGGAGATGCGGTTGATAAAATAAGATCATTTCGCCCCTCTGATCAAAGATCCTTTCAAACTTTAAATAAAGTAACAATATTGCCTTCTAGAGAATTTGTATGGCCATATAAAAGCCAAATAGAAATTTCTGTTGAAAAATTTAATACAGCTATTTTACATCAAAAAGTAATGGGCGTAAGCCGTTCAAATTTACTTGAAGACTTAAAAGCAAATGTTCCTTTTGCTGGCATTGATGATATTTTTTATATGTTTTCTCAAGATGTTTTTCAATCCTTTCATGATTATATAAAAGAATTATCAATAAAAAATAATACTATTCTTTCTATAGGCTTTATTGGTGAAGAAGAACATTTTTTAAAATCTATTCATGAAATTGAAAAATTATATGAAAATTCATACTCCGCTGCTTTTGGAAAAAATTACCCTGTAGGTAAAATAGAATCTGTTTTTCCTAATATATTTAAAGCAAAACAATATATGACAGAAGAAAATTCTATTAAATCTAGATATTCTTTTCCAAAAGATATTTCTGAAGTTTTAAAACAAATTGAAAAACAAAAACTATCTAATAGAATTGAAAAATTAAATAACTTGCTTTCAGAAAATAAAATTGAAAATATTTTAATACTTGCCAATACAAATGATAGTTTTCTAGAATTTATAGGGATATCATCAAAATATTTTAATATTAATAATGAATACAAAAATCAAATTAATATTCCAAAATTTAAAATAAAAGATATTCTATCACATAATTTATCAGGTAATAAAATAACAAAACAAATTCATTGTTGTTTACTTAACTCAAAAGAAGGTTTTTATTTACCCCAATCAAAAACATTAGCTATATCTGAAAATTGGATCAGAGGTGTCGCAAGCGCAGAAAAGTTTGAGAGTTTTACAGAAATTGACTCTAAACAAAGTTCCAAAGAAAATTCAGAAGCATTTTTAACCGCACAATATTCTGATTTTATCGAAGGTGATCTTGTTGTCCACGTTCAACATGGTATCGCACGTTTTCGTGGTTTGATGACCATTAAAATTCTGGATATCACGGGTGATTTTCTTGCTTTAGAATATGCAGAAAATGATAAAATATATGTACCTGTTCATAAATTAAATTTAATTCAAAAATATATTGGCTCTTCAGAAGGAACTTCATTAGACAGTTTAAAAGGAACTTCTTGGGAAAAAAGAAAAGCAAAAGCTAAAATTGATGTTGAAAAACTAGCTAAAGAACTTATGGAACATCAAGCAAAAAGAGCCATGACACCAGGCCATGCTTTTTCTAAAATTGATGAAGATTATATTTCTTTTGAAGATGCTTTTCCATTTGATGAAACTTTAGATCAATTGCGTGCCATAAAAGAAATTATGTCTGACATGAATCAGCCTAAAGCAATGGATAGATTATTATGTGGAGATGTTGGTTTTGGCAAAACAGAAGTTGCCATGCGTGCCGCTTATAGAAGTATATTAGATGGAAAACAAGTGGCTTGGCTAGTTCCTACAACTGTATTAGCCCATCAGCATTATAGGTCGTTAGTAGAAAGATTCTCTGATTTTGCTGCAAATATTTGTATATTAGATCGTTCTGTTACTTCAGCTTCAAAAATTCTAGAAAAACTCAAAAAAGGTGAAATTGATATATTAATAGGTACTCATCGCATTTTATCTAAAGACATCGATTTTAGAGACTTAGGTTTATTAATTGTTGATGAAGAACAGCGTTTCGGAGTTTTACAAAAAGAAAAAATTAAATCAATGTCCTACGGAGTTGATGTTTTAACCATGACAGCAACTCCTATTCCGAGAACGTTACAAATGGCCATGGTAGGACTCAGAGATTTAAGTTTACTTACGACTCCACCTAAATCACGCTTGGCAACAAAAACATTTGTTTGTCCTTTTGAAGAATCCATTATTATTGAAAGTATTCAGTTTGAATTAAATAGAGGTGGACAAGTATTTTATGTACATAATCGGGTAGAAGAGCTAAATAGTGTTTACGAATATTTACATAAAATTGTTCCAAACGCTAAAATATGCATAGGTCATGGAAAAATGACTCAAAAAGATCTTGAAAAAACCATAATTGAATTTTTAGATGGCAAATTTAATATATTATTATGCACTACAATTATTGAGTCTGGTATAGATATGCCAAATGTAAATACGATTATTGTACAAAATGCAGATTATTTTGGTTTAGCACAGCTTTATCAATTAAGAGGACGCGTTGGGAGAAGGTCAACAAGAGGTTATGCTTATTTTTTAACTTCACAAAACGCAAAAGAAGATCAAGAAGGAATGAAAAGACTTGAAATATTAAAGGAACATCAAGAATTAGGAAGCGGTTTTGTTATTGCAAGTCATGACATGGAAATGCGTGGTTCAGGAAATATATTAGGTGATGAACAAAGTGGAAAAGTAAGCGATGTTGGATTGGAAACATACTTACAAATGTTAGATGACGCAATTAAAACTCTTGGCGGAAATAAAGTAACAAATCATACCGAAGTAGAAATACAAATTCCTCTTATTGCACAAATACCTGAAAATTATGTTGAAAATTCTAGAGAACGTTTAAAAACATACCGTCGTTTTTTTGGTGCTCGTCAAGAAAGCGCATTGCAAAACCTTATCACAGAATGCGAAGATCGTTTTGGAACTATTCCTGTTGAAGTGAAAAACTTATCCGAACTTGCTCGAATAAGAAGATGGTTATTATCCCTGGGAGCAATATCACTCATTGTAGGAGATGATTCTACAGAAGTGCGTCTTGGGAAAGGGGTATTACAGCCGGACTCCTATGATGAATCAAGTGAACAACTCGTAAAACGCATTCTCGATGTTTGCAATCGCAAAGTTAAGGGTATGCGCATTACTCCAGATGGTAGACTTATTTTTGCCATTCGTAAAAAGAACTTTATTCAGGATAGTAATGGAACAATTACCGAATTAAAGAGAATTTTAAGTCTCCTTGCTGGGGAAGCTTATGAGGAAAATTCAAAATAA
- a CDS encoding tetratricopeptide repeat protein translates to MRKIQNNFLFFIIILFCFILFSFFENKIYAQLPKTFIKEELPTLRSGPPLNIQAAYDKEVLLEVTPGDDYSSQNSHIIWSINNKKICTGVYCPIVLKESEYLDRAPILDIITYNEYGGTTYTYEFEIRSKEGFDSKSLNKETEYVKPKNDPIDSFSSQKVSAIFGKGTLIQSDYILYIGSVSRFFNWKNGIFQTDNLDTLKISDSESGLWFLLPSSNLSIQSPTDDDQLRKAKLNLGSLRVKASGGRNDTDQNTESFTNKMQIETEEISILVSRGADVVMTRGKENNKLFTKIIVFSGEAQLIPNIRFIKESEKFNDDKIKLGTGLEFTIYEDGTIKPLATPNSSTIDYFIAFTTTQEELKARYEIKNIDNLSEILDRAAILAENEEYFELLNLLTPLQNLIDKDIRISYYLGFAKKGLYQNQDAKKYFIHAKKMDSNFPMAHWQLGLIYLEEKNYPYAENEFLLAHKNIPKGSKVDHEYGYYVGVPYFFNNKMLLAKNTFQSAVWDTELDPSLRQSAAEFLKRINIEKPWSLFVPLGIQYDSNVLSIAQNQSLPSQYTDKSVFRSIAGGVYSYDSSKESNNDGWFLGGGAKLFYIKNLTNDYSSLDALVLEGSVYETRRWMKDEEKKEHDSVRIYQTGGAVFVDNKQDNLYFLGGGVYKSLELNAGVQIDISDRTVSNQRSGLVYNQYFSLGLGQYGPFVLDLNLQGQEQIMFNTSDTVGSTFEIIATPSASYSINSKTSLKFGTTFDFLYTFISPIQSKYKFIPTAAINYFILDWLIGTFSASFEYDRVLPDNTNVYRPGASLIVTGIF, encoded by the coding sequence ATGAGGAAAATTCAAAATAATTTTTTATTCTTTATCATTATACTATTCTGTTTTATTCTTTTTTCTTTTTTTGAAAACAAAATATATGCTCAATTGCCTAAGACTTTTATAAAAGAAGAACTTCCTACGTTGCGGTCGGGCCCCCCTTTAAATATACAGGCCGCCTATGATAAAGAAGTTTTACTAGAAGTAACACCTGGCGATGATTATTCTTCTCAAAATTCTCATATAATATGGTCTATTAATAATAAAAAAATATGTACGGGAGTTTATTGCCCAATTGTTCTTAAAGAATCAGAATATTTGGATAGAGCGCCCATTCTAGACATCATTACTTATAACGAATATGGCGGAACAACATATACCTATGAATTTGAAATTCGCTCTAAAGAAGGGTTTGATTCCAAATCTTTAAACAAAGAAACAGAATATGTTAAGCCCAAAAATGACCCAATAGATTCTTTTTCAAGTCAAAAAGTTTCTGCTATTTTTGGTAAAGGAACACTTATTCAAAGCGATTATATTCTTTATATTGGTTCTGTTTCAAGATTTTTCAATTGGAAAAATGGGATTTTCCAAACAGATAATTTAGACACTTTAAAAATTTCAGATTCAGAATCAGGTTTATGGTTTTTGTTACCTTCTTCAAATTTATCTATTCAAAGTCCTACCGATGATGATCAATTAAGAAAAGCTAAATTAAATTTAGGAAGTTTAAGAGTGAAAGCTTCTGGTGGTAGAAATGATACCGATCAAAATACAGAAAGCTTTACGAACAAAATGCAAATTGAAACAGAAGAAATAAGTATTCTTGTTTCTCGTGGTGCAGATGTCGTTATGACAAGAGGAAAAGAAAATAATAAACTATTTACTAAAATAATCGTATTTAGCGGTGAAGCTCAGCTTATTCCTAATATTCGTTTTATAAAGGAATCCGAAAAATTTAATGATGATAAAATTAAACTAGGAACGGGTCTTGAATTCACAATTTATGAAGACGGTACAATTAAACCATTAGCAACACCAAATAGCTCGACAATAGATTATTTTATTGCTTTTACTACGACACAAGAAGAATTAAAAGCAAGATATGAAATAAAAAACATTGATAATCTTTCCGAAATTTTAGATAGAGCTGCTATTTTAGCTGAAAATGAAGAATATTTTGAATTGTTAAATCTTCTTACCCCTCTTCAAAATTTAATAGATAAAGACATTCGAATTTCATATTATTTAGGATTTGCAAAAAAAGGATTATATCAAAACCAAGATGCAAAAAAATACTTTATTCACGCTAAAAAAATGGATAGTAATTTTCCAATGGCTCATTGGCAACTTGGATTAATTTATCTTGAAGAAAAAAATTATCCCTATGCTGAAAATGAATTTTTACTTGCCCATAAAAATATTCCAAAAGGTAGCAAAGTAGATCATGAATACGGGTATTATGTTGGTGTTCCGTATTTTTTTAATAATAAAATGCTGTTAGCAAAAAATACGTTTCAGAGTGCTGTTTGGGATACAGAACTTGATCCTTCATTAAGACAATCTGCAGCTGAATTTTTAAAAAGAATTAACATTGAAAAACCTTGGAGCCTATTTGTTCCATTAGGAATTCAATATGACTCAAATGTATTATCCATTGCACAAAATCAATCTTTACCAAGTCAATACACCGATAAAAGTGTTTTTAGATCCATCGCAGGAGGCGTTTACTCCTATGATAGTTCAAAAGAATCAAATAATGATGGTTGGTTTTTAGGAGGAGGCGCAAAGCTCTTTTATATAAAAAACTTAACAAATGATTATAGTTCTTTAGATGCTCTTGTTTTAGAAGGCAGCGTTTATGAAACAAGACGCTGGATGAAAGACGAAGAAAAAAAAGAACACGATTCCGTGCGTATATACCAAACGGGTGGTGCTGTTTTTGTTGATAATAAACAAGATAATCTTTATTTTTTAGGAGGAGGAGTCTATAAATCACTTGAATTAAATGCAGGTGTACAAATAGATATTTCTGATAGAACAGTTTCAAATCAAAGAAGCGGTTTAGTTTACAATCAGTATTTTTCATTGGGACTAGGACAATACGGACCATTTGTTTTGGATTTAAATCTTCAAGGCCAAGAACAAATTATGTTTAATACTTCAGATACAGTGGGAAGTACTTTTGAAATCATTGCGACTCCTTCTGCAAGTTATTCCATTAATTCAAAAACAAGTTTAAAATTTGGCACTACATTCGACTTTTTATATACTTTTATCTCACCTATTCAAAGCAAATATAAATTTATTCCAACAGCAGCTATAAATTACTTTATACTAGACTGGTTAATTGGTACATTTAGCGCTTCATTTGAATATGATCGGGTTTTACCAGATAATACAAATGTATATAGGCCTGGAGCCTCTCTTATTGTAACAGGTATTTTTTAG
- a CDS encoding NAD(P)H-dependent glycerol-3-phosphate dehydrogenase → MALTNKNKTLVIGAGAFGTAIAACIHSPSNQVKIIAREADPFESLKRHNTLKHCEMETFDKFNSKFSDYKLIILAIPCQSLRNVNEWMYRHWEKTEQNNGKETKKINIISAAKGIEQKTLLLPSQILENIWQENASIGSLSGPSFAKEMLEGLPTCVVIASKDEDLLNLASNLLHRPYFRIYDSKDIIGVEISGALKNVIAMVAGAVDGLKLGNNARAAVITRGLAEIARIGVKLGANPMTFLGLSGVGDLILTCTGDLSRNRQFGLRMAQGESKENILKSMAQVVEGIATTNSANELSKKLGIETSIINTAYKVLYEDTPIIEAVSLLNDRQQGSEFNW, encoded by the coding sequence ATGGCCTTAACAAATAAAAATAAGACCCTCGTAATAGGAGCTGGTGCCTTTGGAACAGCAATCGCCGCTTGTATTCATAGTCCTTCAAATCAAGTAAAAATCATTGCTAGAGAAGCAGATCCATTCGAATCCCTTAAGCGTCATAATACTCTTAAACATTGTGAAATGGAAACATTCGATAAATTTAATTCAAAATTTAGTGATTATAAATTAATAATACTAGCAATCCCTTGTCAAAGTCTGAGAAATGTGAACGAATGGATGTATCGACATTGGGAAAAGACTGAACAAAATAATGGTAAAGAAACAAAAAAAATAAATATCATTTCAGCTGCTAAAGGAATAGAACAAAAAACTCTTTTATTACCATCTCAAATTCTAGAAAATATCTGGCAAGAAAATGCTTCCATAGGTTCCCTAAGTGGTCCAAGTTTTGCAAAAGAAATGTTAGAAGGATTACCAACTTGTGTTGTTATTGCGTCAAAAGACGAAGATCTTTTAAATTTAGCTTCAAATTTATTGCATCGCCCATATTTTCGAATTTATGACTCAAAAGATATTATTGGAGTTGAAATTTCAGGTGCTCTTAAAAATGTAATTGCAATGGTAGCAGGTGCTGTTGATGGTTTAAAATTAGGGAATAATGCACGAGCTGCTGTGATAACAAGAGGACTCGCCGAAATTGCTCGTATTGGAGTAAAGTTAGGCGCAAATCCTATGACATTTTTAGGCTTAAGTGGAGTTGGTGACTTAATTTTAACATGCACAGGTGATTTATCACGAAATAGACAATTTGGTTTAAGAATGGCGCAGGGTGAAAGCAAAGAAAATATATTAAAAAGTATGGCACAAGTCGTAGAAGGAATCGCTACAACAAATAGCGCAAATGAACTTAGCAAAAAACTTGGAATTGAAACTTCAATTATAAATACGGCCTACAAAGTTTTATATGAAGACACTCCCATTATAGAAGCTGTTTCTTTATTAAACGATCGGCAACAAGGCTCTGAATTTAATTGGTGA
- a CDS encoding HAD family hydrolase, with translation MKNEKDLEKYAVFLDASGTILQGSTSNAIGVQICPDAKEILAALKIRKINGFPIKTGIITNWGNRINGMLRALNIDNCFDVVISSDTVEKGKPDPSVFHHACLLVGIEKQNAIHIGDSLHDDALGAQEAGLHGFWIRRSNYLPEESKFLKYPIFNDLNQILKFIEESIIKN, from the coding sequence ATGAAAAATGAAAAAGATTTGGAAAAATATGCTGTTTTTCTTGATGCATCGGGAACTATATTGCAAGGCTCAACATCAAACGCTATTGGAGTTCAAATCTGTCCCGATGCAAAAGAAATATTAGCAGCTTTAAAAATAAGAAAAATAAATGGTTTTCCTATTAAGACTGGAATTATTACAAATTGGGGAAACCGCATTAATGGTATGTTAAGAGCTTTAAATATAGATAACTGTTTTGACGTTGTTATAAGTTCGGATACTGTTGAAAAAGGAAAACCTGATCCTAGTGTATTTCATCATGCTTGTTTACTTGTTGGAATCGAAAAACAAAACGCAATTCATATTGGTGATTCTTTACACGATGATGCCTTAGGCGCACAAGAAGCGGGTTTACATGGATTTTGGATACGTAGAAGTAATTATTTACCGGAAGAATCCAAGTTTTTAAAATACCCTATTTTTAATGATTTAAACCAAATTTTGAAATTTATAGAAGAATCTATCATAAAAAATTAA
- a CDS encoding AAA family ATPase: MPDFQETSYASQKFVELLNNKVFGQSEIIEHIVVAVICNEHALLTGAPGVAKTTLVRNIASALGNKYKRIQFTPDLTPFDILGGDTIQFDEKDPNLKKIVFTPGPIFSPFILADEINRASPRTQSALLEAMQERQVSIGGVSRALPSPFYVFATQNPIENEGTFPLPEAQLDRFLLNLEIPYPDFDSEIKVACLPKKIEDLTASPFAKTLLNSRETVENVSISNELLSGVVRIVRNTRPQESKLNVAKDYLDFGASPRATQALLVASKAIALIRGKTEVQFEHIAEIAPAVLRHRCILNFRSLSEKRSSSNIINQIVQETIL; the protein is encoded by the coding sequence ATGCCAGATTTTCAAGAAACATCTTATGCATCCCAAAAATTTGTAGAACTGCTGAATAACAAAGTTTTTGGACAAAGTGAAATTATTGAGCATATTGTCGTTGCCGTGATCTGTAATGAGCACGCTCTTTTGACGGGTGCTCCAGGTGTGGCAAAAACGACTTTAGTTCGAAATATAGCTTCCGCATTGGGAAATAAATACAAAAGAATTCAATTCACACCCGATTTAACACCATTTGATATTTTGGGTGGAGATACAATCCAATTTGATGAAAAAGATCCAAATTTAAAAAAAATTGTTTTTACTCCTGGCCCTATTTTTTCCCCATTTATTCTTGCAGATGAAATTAATAGAGCTTCTCCAAGAACACAATCCGCTCTTTTAGAGGCTATGCAAGAGCGTCAAGTGAGCATAGGTGGTGTTTCGAGAGCATTACCATCTCCTTTTTACGTGTTTGCAACGCAAAACCCAATAGAGAACGAAGGAACTTTTCCTTTACCAGAAGCACAACTCGATCGATTTTTATTAAACCTAGAAATTCCTTACCCTGATTTTGATTCCGAAATAAAAGTAGCGTGTTTACCAAAAAAAATAGAAGATTTAACCGCATCTCCTTTTGCTAAAACATTATTAAATTCTAGAGAAACTGTTGAAAATGTTTCTATTAGTAATGAGCTTTTAAGTGGTGTTGTTCGAATTGTACGTAACACAAGACCGCAGGAATCAAAATTAAATGTAGCAAAAGATTATTTAGATTTTGGTGCTAGCCCAAGAGCAACGCAAGCATTGCTAGTCGCAAGTAAGGCAATTGCTTTAATTCGAGGAAAAACAGAGGTTCAATTTGAACATATAGCTGAAATAGCACCTGCCGTATTAAGGCATAGATGTATTTTAAATTTTAGATCTCTTTCTGAAAAAAGAAGCTCTTCAAATATTATTAATCAGATTGTTCAAGAAACAATTCTTTAA